In the genome of Coturnix japonica isolate 7356 chromosome Z, Coturnix japonica 2.1, whole genome shotgun sequence, one region contains:
- the SPTLC1 gene encoding serine palmitoyltransferase 1 produces the protein MAASAVGMGQQWVLVEMVQAFYEAPAYHLILEGILILWIIRLIFSKTYKLQERSDLTLKEKEELIEEWQPEPLVPPVSKDHPALNYNIVSGPPTHKIIVNGKECINFASFNFLGLLDNEKVKSAAQASLKKYGVGTCGPRGFYGTFDVHLELEDRLAKFMRTEEAIIYSYGFATIASAIPAYSKRGDIVFVDEAACFAIQKGLQASRSNIKLFKHNDMADLERLLKEQETEDQKNPRKARVTRRFIVVEGLYMNTGDICPLPELIKLKYKYKVRIFLEESLSFGVLGEHGRGITEHFGINIDDIDLISANMENSLASIGGFCCGRSFIIDHQRLSGQGYCFSASLPPLLAAAAIEALNIMEDNPDIFQTLRTKCERIHRALQGIPGLRVVGESFSPALHLRLEDSYGSRENDAKLLKRIVDYCINSGIALTQARYLEKEEKCLPPPSIRVVVTVEQTEEELDKAASLIKEAAASVLN, from the exons ATGGCGGCGTCGGCTGTGGgcatggggcagcagtgggtcCTGGTGGAGATGGTGCAGGCCTTCTACGAG gCTCCTGCATACCATCTTATTTTGGAAGGAATTCTAATTCTGTGGATAATCAGGcttattttctccaaaacatACAAGCTTCAAGAGCGATCTGATCTAACACTTAAG gaaaaagaagagttgaTTGAAGAATGGCAGCCAGAGCCTCTTGTTCCTCCTGTATcaaaagatcatccagctcTCAACTACAACATTGTTTCAGG TCCTCCTACCCATAAGATCATTGTTAATGGCAAGGAATGTATAAACTTTGCATCATTCAATTTTCTTGGACTTCTGGATAATGAGAAAGTTAAG aGTGCAGCCCAAGCATCTTTGAAGAAGTACGGTGTTGGTACTTGTGGACCTAGAGGATTCTATGGTACTTTTG ATGTGCACTTAGAATTAGAAGACCGGCTAGCAAAATTCATGCGGACAGAAGAAGCTATTATATACTCATATGGATTTGCAACAATTGCCAGCGCAATTCCTGCATATTCAAAAAGAGGGGACATCGTGTTTGT AGATGAAGCTGCCTGCTTTGCTATTCAAAAGGGATTACAAGCATCTCGTAGTAACATCAAATTATTTAAGCATAATGATATGGCAGACCTTGAACGACTGTTGAAGGAGCAAGAGACTGAAGATCAAAAG aatcCTCGCAAAGCCCGTGTAACTCGAAGGTTCATTGTGGTGGAAGGATTGTATATGAATACAGGAGACATTTGCCCTCTTCCAGAATTG ATAAAATTGAAGTATAAATACAAAGttagaatatttttagaagagAGCCTTTCTTTTGGAGTCCTTGGAGAACATGGAAGAGGAATCACTGAACACTTTGGAATAAAT ATTGATGATATAGATCTCATTAGTGCAAACATGGAAAATTCACTGGCTTCTATTGGAGGATTTTGCTGTGGAAGATCTTTTATAATTGACCATCAG CGATTGTCTGGTCAAGGCTATTGCTTTTCTGCATCCCTGCCACCTTTGttagctgctgctgctattgAGGCTCTGAACATTATGGAAGATAATCCAG aCATTTTTCAGACTCTTCGGACTAAATGTGAGCGAATTCACAGAGCTTTACAGGG gaTTCCTGGCTTAAGAGTAGTGGGAGAATCATTTTCTCCAGCATTGCACTTAAGGTTGGAAGATAGTTATGGATCTAGAGAAAATGATGCAAAGTTGCTCAAGAGAATTGTGGATTAT TGCATAAATAGTGGTATTGCATTAACTCAGGCCCGCTatctggagaaagaagaaaaatgtcttcctcCACCCAG tatTCGAGTTGTGGTAACAGtggaacaaacagaagaagaacTGGACAAAGCTGCATCACTTATTAAGGAAGCTGCAGCATCTGTACTGAATTAA